From the genome of Virgibacillus proomii, one region includes:
- a CDS encoding YwqH-like family protein — translation MSTSLSLLRQQRSTVLKGISNSKEQIIILADKISRLRAASTNLQKSISELESNKRQVDSLSIENNRWSGTNETKFLNKYDAYRDSVKSFLGDTINAKEDIEDTIRRLEDSKAAYINGLNNLQSTLSSIEYKISHVKVE, via the coding sequence ATGAGTACATCATTAAGTCTTCTACGTCAGCAACGATCAACGGTTTTAAAGGGGATAAGTAATTCCAAAGAACAAATTATTATACTAGCAGATAAGATTAGTAGATTGCGGGCAGCTTCTACTAATCTACAAAAAAGCATTTCAGAGCTTGAATCAAATAAGCGACAAGTAGATAGTTTATCAATTGAAAACAATCGGTGGTCTGGAACGAATGAAACTAAATTTCTAAATAAGTATGATGCATACAGAGATAGTGTAAAATCGTTTTTGGGTGACACGATTAATGCAAAAGAAGACATTGAAGATACAATAAGGAGATTAGAGGATAGTAAAGCAGCATACATTAATGGTTTAAATAATCTTCAGTCAACCCTAAGTTCTATTGAGTACAAAATCAGTCATGTAAAGGTGGAATAA
- the esaA gene encoding type VII secretion protein EsaA, translated as MKKLDKRWFLFLLLIIVLASSLSYLALNQQEQTESTKEAKDMKKMSIALVNEDKGATLHGDDLAFGDAFVQSVNNDNEHDWFVVSRGVAESGLKRSTYDMMIVIPNDFTEKALAIDEPSPEPVVLNYKINASDNEHVTAEAEKTASNVLNNFNRRIIDVYFASIVGNLQGAQDNIGEIIKKQAIYTHKLNNEVSDPLGNYTNQFSTIKDSTNLSKESFGNFQELMNMFQKQLMDDAKLDENYLSTLGDVSKLKEQNGVQLLEFYQTLNEFDGSLKQQDVEQQLERLQLANTRINDQLKNSGMVEIEPPVKSVVYRKSSGANIATGADTLKKYLDDSLAQVQKTYSDIERRISPDYSGGFTGVISDRLDGLLANVLRKDDKLVNMLLQKPAANAKNYIHKQIRRLPSLNMDDFEEVGLPKHTVKEIRNVIAVTKKYMGEEGLGANENLKPGGDPTKLLSYQINQLKEKLHTSGMTMSDSVKLPKNKKSAQTFKLKIPKHILEKYKVENLKLTIPGIGDVDYTKQYQDGEIILPANEEGIFTVQVTLRLLDKKSKVDIFKPIPWGWKLHQKDIENVDVPETAQIETAETPLVANVKVEATKEQKQDKTKTQAGDKKTTEQKPTPEKEPTQPGDGGESRTETGESKDGENPGGDGNPDETGTDEPNEEKPTDEEDSVPLEELKPAIKRIKIINNRINHEIMTPMEGMDKATNKLIRAVTNTVTPYQKLFSSYESYFGLNMSSSNLPEQIKGNLLKDLATEDSLYYLFNKKDIPGLIKDYIVLQISDEVAKQIRTPWASLQKQIETYQQQVQFARENADQLVNRVEKTAGEAAALNETLAATLEDVDNWRKNSLNLVKAQEQIQASAEEEQTALVSLDSEFQPLLTASQSLAEQAQGNVTESDIVYDTFDSIDKQAEAIQKSGKDIVSQVEELSVDMTKKLLEDQEFAKNFTSVLANSRTGDRPNEDLYDFLSNPVQTSSEGTITSSDDTFTPYFLVLICFIVVLFTAYVISTINQKKAEEDPFSSEKSLINKNTPITLITAGIGVLEGIVIGVVSSYTMKITDDGMLMLTGLIVLLITGMLLIATYLLRQLKMFGMFLLLMVLSMYLFFTNAFGAGIKGMDYLKDFSPLQYLETLLWNVVLGEANYQASILLIIGLIILGALANLLVVHRLERKGDTNDESETEAS; from the coding sequence ATGAAAAAGTTAGATAAACGGTGGTTCCTGTTTTTGTTGTTAATCATTGTACTTGCCTCGAGTTTATCTTATCTCGCCTTAAATCAACAAGAGCAAACAGAAAGCACGAAAGAAGCAAAAGATATGAAAAAAATGTCAATTGCTCTTGTTAATGAAGACAAGGGGGCAACGTTACATGGCGACGATTTAGCTTTTGGTGATGCATTTGTTCAAAGCGTAAACAATGATAATGAGCATGATTGGTTTGTTGTAAGTCGTGGGGTAGCGGAGAGCGGCTTAAAACGTAGTACATATGACATGATGATCGTTATTCCCAATGACTTTACAGAGAAGGCTCTTGCTATTGATGAGCCATCACCGGAACCAGTTGTGCTAAATTATAAAATCAACGCTTCTGACAATGAGCATGTAACAGCAGAAGCTGAAAAAACGGCAAGCAACGTGTTAAATAATTTTAATCGCCGAATCATTGATGTTTACTTTGCCAGTATCGTTGGTAACCTGCAAGGTGCCCAAGACAACATTGGTGAAATTATTAAAAAGCAAGCGATTTATACACATAAACTTAATAATGAAGTGTCTGATCCATTAGGAAATTATACCAATCAGTTTAGCACCATTAAGGATAGTACTAATTTATCAAAAGAAAGTTTTGGTAATTTTCAAGAATTAATGAATATGTTCCAAAAGCAATTAATGGATGATGCTAAACTCGATGAAAACTATTTATCTACATTGGGCGATGTTTCAAAATTAAAAGAACAAAACGGAGTACAATTACTCGAATTCTATCAAACATTAAATGAATTTGATGGATCGTTAAAGCAGCAGGATGTAGAACAGCAATTGGAAAGATTACAGCTTGCTAACACCCGAATTAATGACCAGCTAAAAAATAGCGGTATGGTAGAAATTGAGCCGCCAGTAAAGTCAGTAGTGTACAGGAAAAGCAGTGGAGCAAATATTGCAACAGGAGCAGATACGCTAAAGAAATATTTGGACGACTCATTAGCTCAAGTACAGAAAACGTATAGCGATATTGAAAGAAGAATAAGTCCAGATTATTCGGGTGGTTTTACCGGCGTAATTTCAGATCGATTAGACGGTCTTCTTGCCAATGTGTTACGTAAAGATGATAAATTGGTAAATATGCTTTTACAAAAACCGGCAGCAAATGCAAAAAATTATATTCATAAGCAAATAAGACGGTTGCCTTCACTGAATATGGATGACTTTGAAGAAGTAGGTCTGCCAAAGCATACAGTTAAAGAGATTAGGAATGTTATTGCGGTAACAAAAAAATATATGGGGGAAGAGGGACTTGGTGCAAATGAAAATCTTAAACCGGGTGGCGACCCAACGAAGTTATTATCATATCAGATCAATCAACTAAAGGAAAAATTGCATACTTCAGGGATGACCATGTCTGACTCCGTAAAGTTGCCGAAAAATAAAAAATCAGCGCAAACATTTAAATTAAAAATACCAAAGCACATTCTTGAAAAATATAAGGTAGAAAACTTAAAATTGACGATTCCTGGTATTGGTGATGTGGATTATACAAAACAATACCAGGACGGTGAAATTATTCTTCCAGCAAATGAAGAAGGTATATTTACCGTTCAGGTTACACTTCGTTTGCTTGATAAGAAGTCAAAAGTAGACATTTTCAAGCCAATTCCTTGGGGTTGGAAATTGCATCAAAAAGATATTGAAAATGTAGATGTTCCGGAAACGGCACAAATTGAAACAGCGGAAACACCTCTTGTTGCAAATGTAAAGGTTGAAGCAACTAAAGAACAAAAGCAAGATAAAACGAAAACTCAAGCTGGAGATAAGAAAACAACAGAGCAAAAGCCAACACCAGAAAAAGAACCAACACAACCAGGTGATGGGGGAGAAAGCAGAACTGAAACTGGTGAAAGCAAAGACGGAGAAAATCCTGGTGGTGATGGCAACCCTGATGAAACAGGAACAGATGAGCCAAATGAAGAGAAGCCAACGGACGAAGAAGATAGTGTGCCGCTTGAAGAACTTAAGCCGGCAATCAAAAGAATTAAGATTATTAATAACCGCATTAACCATGAAATTATGACACCAATGGAAGGAATGGATAAAGCAACAAATAAATTAATTAGAGCTGTAACGAATACGGTAACACCTTACCAAAAATTATTTTCGTCTTATGAAAGTTATTTTGGCTTAAATATGAGTAGCTCCAATTTACCGGAACAAATAAAAGGTAATTTATTAAAAGATTTAGCTACTGAAGATTCGTTGTATTATCTCTTTAATAAAAAAGATATTCCTGGCTTAATAAAAGACTATATCGTTTTACAAATTAGTGATGAAGTAGCCAAACAAATTCGCACACCTTGGGCAAGCCTGCAAAAACAAATAGAAACGTATCAACAACAAGTTCAGTTTGCTAGGGAAAATGCAGATCAATTGGTTAATCGAGTTGAAAAAACTGCTGGTGAAGCCGCAGCACTTAATGAAACTCTTGCTGCAACACTAGAAGATGTAGACAATTGGCGGAAGAACAGTTTGAATTTAGTAAAGGCACAAGAACAAATTCAGGCAAGTGCAGAAGAAGAACAAACTGCTCTTGTTTCATTGGATAGTGAATTCCAACCATTATTAACAGCTAGTCAATCATTAGCTGAACAAGCACAGGGAAATGTGACGGAATCAGACATCGTATATGACACATTTGACAGCATTGATAAACAGGCTGAAGCAATCCAGAAAAGTGGAAAAGATATTGTTAGCCAAGTAGAAGAATTATCGGTTGATATGACGAAGAAATTATTGGAAGATCAGGAGTTTGCGAAGAACTTTACTAGTGTATTGGCAAATAGCCGGACTGGAGATCGACCAAATGAAGATCTGTATGACTTTTTATCCAATCCAGTCCAAACAAGCAGTGAAGGAACAATAACTTCTTCCGATGATACATTTACACCTTATTTCTTAGTCTTAATCTGCTTTATCGTTGTCTTATTTACTGCTTATGTTATCTCAACGATCAATCAGAAAAAAGCAGAAGAGGATCCATTCTCTAGCGAAAAATCACTCATTAATAAAAATACACCGATCACGTTGATAACTGCAGGAATTGGTGTGTTAGAGGGAATTGTAATTGGAGTTGTGTCAAGCTATACGATGAAGATAACCGATGACGGTATGTTAATGCTTACAGGTTTGATCGTCTTATTGATTACCGGAATGTTACTCATTGCTACTTATCTATTAAGACAGTTAAAAATGTTCGGTATGTTTCTTCTGCTGATGGTGCTTAGTATGTACCTGTTCTTTACCAATGCGTTCGGTGCAGGAATTAAAGGAATGGACTATTTAAAAGACTTCTCCCCACTTCAATATTTAGAAACACTATTATGGAATGTGGTACTCGGGGAAGCCAATTATCAAGCGTCTATTCTACTGATTATCGGATTAATTATTTTAGGTGCTTTAGCGAATCTACTAGTAGTACATCGCTTAGAAAGAAAGGGAGATACAAACGATGAAAGTGAAACCGAAGCCAGTTAG
- the essB gene encoding type VII secretion protein EssB yields the protein MKEKTIQFEKLTLQFEIEKENWRMSLPKSQTAVKNIRQMDLMLHPSDFFAPLAITEEEDSYHFSFTLEPRMKKWNQLVALHRNEKLRLLCNMTKLQRYLHTRITFFLHPDNLVFDDNFMPCVIYRGIRKLVPPYEMTEETFFKQFQCFIIALFSKKYNFDQLYHGSLQNAKDTDFQRQVSEMEDLAQLIDYLHKSYEEEQRKTERTMEIVPKKRFRLFKQLAIIMIIVSVLLAVPVIYYGLIKTPYQNNLLKAHGEYLASAYGEVISTLEEEDPEALPNQTKYILADSYINVENLSDNEKEVILKNVSLKSDPDYLLYWIYNGRGEFETSIDKAKYLDDPQLIIYGLIKKIEQVKNNPDLTGSEREEEVKKLQDELDQYREDYNLQDEEADSLPITEEEVDTNVEAKDETPDSDTANEESTNNTKEKDKEKDAEKDRIQDDKKEEK from the coding sequence ATGAAGGAAAAAACGATACAATTTGAAAAGCTGACACTGCAATTTGAAATCGAAAAAGAGAACTGGCGAATGAGTTTACCTAAATCTCAAACCGCAGTCAAAAATATTCGGCAAATGGATTTAATGCTTCATCCATCTGATTTTTTTGCTCCGCTAGCTATTACAGAGGAGGAGGATTCCTATCATTTTTCGTTTACGTTAGAACCGAGAATGAAGAAATGGAACCAATTGGTAGCTTTACATAGAAATGAAAAACTACGATTACTATGTAATATGACAAAGCTACAGCGTTATTTACATACAAGGATAACGTTCTTTCTTCATCCCGATAACCTTGTATTTGATGACAATTTCATGCCGTGTGTTATTTACAGAGGAATTCGAAAACTGGTACCACCTTATGAAATGACAGAAGAAACGTTTTTTAAACAATTTCAGTGTTTTATCATTGCATTATTTTCCAAAAAATATAATTTTGATCAGCTTTATCACGGCTCATTACAAAATGCTAAGGATACAGATTTTCAACGCCAAGTTAGTGAGATGGAAGATTTAGCGCAACTCATTGATTATCTACACAAAAGCTATGAAGAAGAGCAACGCAAAACAGAAAGAACAATGGAAATCGTTCCAAAGAAACGCTTTCGCCTTTTTAAACAGCTTGCTATCATTATGATTATCGTTTCCGTACTCTTAGCTGTCCCTGTTATTTATTATGGATTGATCAAAACACCATATCAGAATAATCTTTTGAAGGCACATGGAGAATATCTGGCATCAGCTTATGGAGAGGTTATTTCTACGTTGGAGGAAGAGGATCCAGAAGCGTTGCCAAACCAGACGAAATATATTTTGGCGGATTCTTATATTAATGTCGAAAATTTGTCGGATAATGAAAAAGAAGTGATTTTAAAAAATGTCAGCTTAAAAAGTGATCCGGATTATTTACTTTATTGGATTTACAATGGCAGAGGAGAATTTGAAACTTCCATTGATAAGGCTAAATATCTTGATGATCCTCAATTGATTATATATGGACTAATTAAAAAAATAGAGCAAGTTAAAAATAATCCTGATTTGACCGGGTCAGAGCGAGAAGAAGAAGTTAAGAAATTACAGGATGAATTAGATCAATATCGAGAAGATTACAACCTGCAAGATGAAGAAGCAGATAGTTTACCAATTACAGAAGAAGAAGTAGATACAAATGTAGAAGCAAAAGATGAAACTCCTGATTCAGATACGGCAAATGAAGAAAGCACAAATAATACGAAAGAAAAAGATAAAGAGAAGGATGCGGAAAAAGATAGAATTCAGGATGATAAAAAGGAAGAAAAATAG
- the essC gene encoding type VII secretion protein EssC, with protein MAQKSLMVTYNNQLHKCHLAEEASDITIGSEWSHSITFPDLNQLLTINWDGANGFIDGKRLDKHTTIDINDKPMDFYFIHQDMLFVFDIAGRDTITLGSNEYDDIMLEHTSADFVVNRQKDGITFMLEDQLGNVFHNFQRVHGHAVLTPGDQLFVDGTVVFIGENELQVMTANQKLESRLVELVEVSTPYSGEYPDYHRSPRIIYREPEEGRTIAKPANKPSKPSEQLARTIVPPLVMVAALVVISLIQPRGIYIIVMLSMTIVTIIFSITSYIKNVKKYKEDMKHRNETYKAYLQRKTKELHQISEEQRHALFYHYPDVETIRDMAVEVEARIYEKTMYQHDFLHFRAGLGTVKSSFEIDFNDEEFSQEKDELIDQARELLSQYQEIENVPVVTSLTKGPVGYIGHRPLVLEQLQLLVTQIALFHSYHDMQFITIFPEEEKQEWDWMRWLPHASLRDVNVRGFVYHERSRDQVLYSLYQILKERRQTIEEKSNKNEKLYFSPHFVILITDEKMIIDHIIMEFFNEDPSELGVSLVFVQDVMQALPEHVKTVIDIRDAKHGNILLEEGELVNKKFHLDHYPDGFHKEDITRALAPINHLQNLKNSIPEKVTFLEMYGVEKVNELAIEQRWRANETYKSLAVPLGLRGKDDIVQLNLHEKAHGPHGLVAGTTGSGKSEIIQSYILSLGVNFHPHEVAFLLIDYKGGGMANLFKHMPHLLGTITNLDKVQSMRALASIKAELQKRQRLFSEHNVNHINQYQKLHKQGKASEPMPHLFLIADEFAELKSEQPDFMKELVSTARIGRSLGIHLILATQKPSGVVDDQIWSNSKFKLALKVQNASDSNEILKTPDAAEITLPGRAYLQVGNNEIYELFQSAWSGADYVPDKDDHEFVDTTIYAINDLGQYDILTEDLSGLAHKKDVEKKPTELEAVIDYIADYTEKCQIEPLARPWLPPLPERIPPKEIQDLDYKTAWKEEAKKPLVVTLGLLDQPELQSQTRLTLDLTRSGHLAIFASPGYGKSTFLQTVVMNLVQQHHPEHLHVYLLDFGTNGLLPLKAIPHVADTILVDEEEKIGKFMRLLSSNMKERKQKLSNYGVASMDMYERASEETVPSILIVIDNYDSVREAEFSDEFEKLITQIAREGASVGIHLAISAGRQSAMRMPLLSNIKTQIALYLIEQTEARAIVGRTDIEIEEIAGRGLIKLEEPTLFQTMLPAEGKETLEIINSIQTTAKEMESYWDGDLPDEIPMVPEGVVDFEKFKNNRMTKGLIRQQLLPLGLEFEEVQPVAFDPIQQGHLIVVSDRQDGLDRMKQSLAKNVSLLSGDYQTMLIDTADQQLSEIGKTLNAYISEQEGIVAVKNDVIAEINMRIQQQNPARKWLILLSNVKDFCDRSELDVDEMTIMLEQGKKAGIHFILIGDYNYIGLSFEQVPKYIRTQSTVGLLSMRLGDQDIFKQPFIRQEKYPNPFECYLTMDHQHVKLKIPE; from the coding sequence ATGGCACAGAAATCACTTATGGTCACTTATAATAATCAATTGCATAAATGCCATTTAGCAGAAGAGGCTAGTGATATAACCATTGGAAGCGAGTGGTCTCATAGCATTACATTTCCTGATTTGAATCAATTACTTACTATAAATTGGGATGGAGCAAATGGATTTATCGATGGGAAAAGACTTGATAAACATACGACCATTGATATAAATGACAAACCAATGGACTTTTATTTTATTCATCAGGATATGTTGTTTGTTTTTGATATTGCAGGAAGAGATACGATTACGTTAGGAAGCAACGAATATGACGATATTATGTTGGAACATACATCGGCAGATTTTGTTGTGAACAGGCAAAAAGATGGGATTACCTTTATGTTAGAGGATCAACTGGGAAATGTGTTTCATAATTTTCAGCGTGTTCATGGCCATGCTGTGCTTACTCCGGGAGATCAGTTGTTTGTAGATGGAACAGTAGTTTTTATTGGTGAAAATGAACTACAGGTAATGACGGCAAATCAAAAGTTAGAGAGTAGATTAGTAGAGCTGGTGGAAGTGAGTACTCCTTACAGTGGTGAATACCCTGATTATCATCGTTCACCACGGATTATTTACCGGGAGCCTGAGGAGGGGCGCACAATTGCAAAGCCAGCTAATAAACCTTCTAAACCTAGTGAGCAATTGGCGCGCACGATTGTTCCACCACTTGTCATGGTTGCTGCACTTGTGGTGATTTCACTTATTCAGCCTAGAGGGATTTACATAATAGTAATGTTGTCCATGACGATTGTGACCATTATATTTTCCATTACTTCTTATATAAAAAACGTCAAAAAATATAAAGAAGACATGAAGCATCGGAATGAGACGTATAAAGCATACTTGCAAAGAAAAACAAAAGAACTGCATCAGATAAGTGAGGAGCAGCGACATGCCCTGTTTTACCACTATCCGGATGTAGAGACAATCCGTGATATGGCTGTAGAAGTAGAGGCAAGAATTTATGAAAAAACAATGTATCAACATGATTTTCTTCATTTTCGTGCTGGATTAGGTACCGTTAAATCCAGCTTTGAAATTGATTTTAATGATGAAGAATTCTCTCAGGAGAAAGATGAACTTATTGATCAAGCAAGAGAACTTTTATCTCAATATCAAGAGATTGAAAATGTTCCGGTCGTTACTTCTTTAACAAAAGGACCTGTCGGATATATCGGCCACCGTCCGCTTGTATTGGAACAATTGCAGCTATTAGTTACCCAAATCGCATTATTTCACAGCTATCATGATATGCAATTTATTACGATTTTTCCGGAAGAAGAAAAACAAGAATGGGATTGGATGCGATGGCTGCCACATGCTAGTTTACGAGATGTCAATGTGCGCGGTTTTGTTTATCATGAACGTTCACGTGACCAGGTCCTTTATTCCTTGTATCAAATACTAAAAGAACGCCGGCAAACGATAGAAGAAAAAAGTAATAAAAATGAGAAACTTTATTTTTCACCACATTTTGTCATTTTGATAACGGATGAGAAGATGATCATTGATCATATCATAATGGAGTTTTTCAATGAAGATCCAAGTGAATTAGGTGTATCTTTAGTGTTTGTTCAAGACGTCATGCAGGCCCTCCCAGAGCATGTAAAAACAGTTATTGATATCCGAGATGCAAAACACGGGAATATTTTACTGGAAGAAGGCGAATTAGTTAATAAAAAGTTTCATCTCGATCATTATCCAGATGGCTTTCATAAAGAAGATATTACTCGTGCTTTAGCACCTATCAACCATTTACAGAACTTAAAAAACTCGATACCGGAAAAAGTAACCTTTTTGGAAATGTATGGGGTAGAAAAAGTAAACGAGTTAGCTATTGAACAACGCTGGAGGGCAAATGAAACATATAAGAGCCTTGCTGTTCCGCTCGGATTACGCGGAAAAGATGATATCGTGCAGTTAAACTTACACGAAAAAGCCCACGGACCACATGGGCTCGTTGCGGGTACGACAGGTTCCGGTAAATCAGAAATTATTCAATCTTATATTCTCTCACTCGGGGTCAACTTTCACCCACATGAAGTCGCTTTTCTACTTATTGACTATAAGGGCGGAGGAATGGCGAATTTATTTAAGCATATGCCGCATTTACTCGGTACTATTACTAACTTAGATAAGGTACAATCCATGCGTGCTCTTGCTTCCATTAAAGCAGAATTACAAAAAAGACAGCGACTGTTCAGTGAGCATAATGTTAATCATATTAATCAATATCAAAAGTTGCATAAGCAAGGAAAAGCTAGCGAGCCAATGCCACATTTATTTTTGATTGCAGATGAATTTGCTGAGTTGAAGTCAGAGCAGCCGGATTTTATGAAAGAACTCGTTTCAACAGCAAGAATCGGTCGTTCACTTGGTATCCATCTTATTCTTGCAACGCAAAAGCCAAGTGGTGTTGTGGATGATCAAATCTGGTCGAACTCCAAATTCAAATTAGCATTAAAGGTGCAAAATGCAAGTGATTCCAATGAAATTTTAAAAACACCCGATGCTGCTGAGATTACGTTACCGGGGCGTGCCTACTTGCAGGTAGGAAACAATGAAATTTACGAGTTATTTCAAAGTGCATGGAGTGGTGCAGATTACGTGCCTGATAAAGATGATCATGAATTTGTGGATACAACGATTTACGCGATTAATGATCTTGGTCAATATGATATTCTCACAGAGGATTTAAGCGGTTTAGCACATAAAAAAGATGTTGAGAAAAAGCCAACGGAACTGGAAGCGGTTATCGATTATATTGCTGATTACACAGAAAAATGTCAGATTGAGCCACTGGCAAGACCGTGGTTGCCACCATTACCTGAGCGTATTCCGCCAAAAGAAATACAAGATTTAGATTATAAAACAGCATGGAAAGAAGAAGCAAAGAAACCGCTAGTAGTTACGTTAGGACTTTTGGATCAACCTGAACTGCAATCCCAAACACGATTAACATTAGATTTAACGAGAAGCGGACATCTAGCAATTTTTGCAAGTCCTGGATATGGGAAATCAACATTTCTACAAACGGTAGTCATGAATCTAGTTCAACAACATCATCCAGAACACTTACATGTATATTTATTGGATTTTGGTACAAACGGTTTATTGCCGTTAAAGGCGATTCCTCATGTTGCTGATACGATTCTGGTAGATGAAGAAGAAAAAATTGGCAAGTTTATGCGCCTCTTATCAAGTAATATGAAGGAGCGCAAACAAAAGCTAAGTAATTATGGTGTCGCCAGTATGGATATGTATGAAAGGGCTAGTGAAGAGACCGTACCGAGTATTTTAATCGTCATTGACAACTATGATTCAGTTCGTGAGGCTGAATTTTCCGATGAATTTGAGAAGCTGATTACCCAAATTGCCAGAGAAGGTGCAAGCGTTGGGATCCACTTAGCAATTAGTGCCGGCCGACAAAGTGCAATGCGCATGCCATTGCTGTCCAATATTAAAACGCAAATTGCCCTGTACTTAATTGAACAGACAGAAGCACGTGCTATTGTCGGCAGAACAGACATTGAAATTGAAGAAATTGCCGGTAGAGGACTTATCAAATTGGAAGAACCCACCTTATTCCAAACGATGCTTCCTGCAGAAGGTAAAGAAACACTAGAAATTATTAACTCGATTCAAACGACTGCAAAAGAGATGGAGTCATATTGGGATGGAGATTTGCCGGATGAAATTCCGATGGTGCCAGAGGGAGTAGTTGACTTTGAGAAATTCAAGAATAATCGAATGACAAAAGGATTAATTAGGCAGCAGTTACTGCCTTTAGGCTTGGAATTTGAAGAAGTGCAGCCAGTCGCCTTTGACCCCATTCAACAGGGGCATCTAATTGTCGTAAGTGATCGACAAGATGGATTGGATAGAATGAAACAATCATTAGCAAAAAATGTTTCGCTTTTATCAGGCGATTACCAAACCATGTTGATAGATACAGCAGATCAACAACTATCTGAAATTGGAAAAACACTAAATGCATATATTTCTGAGCAAGAAGGAATTGTTGCGGTTAAAAATGATGTCATTGCCGAAATAAATATGCGTATCCAACAACAAAATCCTGCGAGGAAATGGCTGATTCTACTTTCCAATGTAAAAGATTTTTGTGATCGCAGTGAACTAGATGTGGATGAAATGACAATCATGTTGGAGCAAGGAAAAAAAGCAGGCATCCACTTTATACTAATAGGGGATTACAATTATATTGGACTGAGCTTTGAACAAGTACCGAAATATATACGAACTCAATCCACTGTTGGATTATTGAGTATGCGACTTGGGGATCAGGATATATTTAAGCAGCCGTTTATTAGGCAAGAAAAATACCCAAATCCATTTGAATGCTATCTAACCATGGATCATCAACATGTAAAATTGAAAATACCGGAATAA
- a CDS encoding TIGR04197 family type VII secretion effector, translated as MSKEVSINMDVFRSNIEKIRETATSLKTGIKTNRTFKKTNIKPFINDLENIIKGVELLERYKQLLIEDIYTLKHVGEQMRENDERQSQKLQYSDLK; from the coding sequence ATGAGTAAAGAAGTTAGCATAAATATGGATGTTTTTAGGTCAAATATTGAAAAAATAAGAGAAACTGCTACCAGCCTAAAAACAGGTATTAAAACAAATCGTACTTTTAAAAAAACAAATATAAAGCCTTTTATTAATGACTTAGAGAATATCATTAAAGGCGTTGAATTATTAGAAAGATATAAACAGTTATTAATAGAAGATATCTATACTTTAAAACATGTCGGTGAACAGATGCGGGAGAATGATGAACGCCAATCACAAAAATTACAATATAGTGATCTAAAATAA
- the essA gene encoding type VII secretion protein EssA — MKVKPKPVRVIFIISISLLVFSFFGTSAATASNKGNLEMKIDRIMKDESERTSNQETELDKVFPTLFTEETTKEINRQAAEKKQSMEELENMLFKMDAEPNKTLQVTKDSLFTNDYVATSKQAADVNEPEEGPASESGNTWLIALAGVALLLSTGLYFMMQKMLN; from the coding sequence ATGAAAGTGAAACCGAAGCCAGTTAGAGTCATCTTTATTATCTCCATAAGTCTGCTGGTGTTTTCCTTCTTTGGAACATCAGCAGCAACTGCTTCAAATAAAGGAAATTTGGAAATGAAAATCGATCGCATTATGAAAGATGAATCAGAAAGAACTTCTAATCAGGAAACAGAACTGGACAAAGTATTTCCAACTTTATTTACTGAAGAAACGACGAAGGAAATTAATAGACAAGCTGCCGAAAAAAAGCAATCGATGGAAGAATTAGAGAATATGCTGTTCAAGATGGATGCCGAGCCAAATAAAACATTACAAGTGACAAAGGACTCATTGTTTACCAATGATTATGTTGCAACTAGCAAACAAGCAGCGGATGTAAATGAGCCGGAAGAAGGGCCGGCTTCAGAATCCGGGAATACATGGTTAATTGCGTTAGCAGGGGTAGCTCTTCTTTTAAGTACAGGATTGTACTTCATGATGCAAAAAATGCTGAATTAG
- a CDS encoding EsaB/YukD family protein, whose product MAKETHINVTMDFSKAVDGGGKYDLRIPIQLSVKQLLYYVMDTLNLSEKKSERFAIKVITKNLLIADDDFIADYPVTDGDILLVL is encoded by the coding sequence ATGGCAAAAGAGACACATATCAATGTAACGATGGATTTTAGTAAAGCAGTAGATGGGGGCGGAAAATATGATCTTCGTATCCCCATTCAATTATCGGTAAAACAATTACTCTACTATGTGATGGATACATTAAATCTTTCCGAGAAAAAAAGTGAACGTTTTGCAATTAAAGTGATAACGAAAAATCTATTAATTGCTGATGATGATTTTATAGCAGACTACCCTGTTACAGATGGAGATATCTTACTCGTTTTATAA